A portion of the Acidisoma sp. PAMC 29798 genome contains these proteins:
- a CDS encoding acid phosphatase, whose product MTRFPRPALAFAAFLLLGAHGASSAEPKPQGAFYIEPSQVDLDYLLAPPPALGSAAEAADLAMVVAAQKNRSAEDVVAAEADHHRTVFRFANVMGARFAPARLPFATEFFLRVYADEARIVDATKAHFNRPRPFMVDSSLMPMVYPKPTPSYPSGHTTFAYVNAILLARMVPEKAAAIFERAAVYGNGRIVVGAHFPTDVEAGKIAGAVIDSVFFSDPKFVKDFDRARIEVRHALGLA is encoded by the coding sequence ATGACGCGATTTCCACGCCCCGCTTTGGCTTTCGCCGCGTTCCTGCTGCTGGGCGCGCATGGCGCGTCTAGCGCGGAGCCCAAGCCCCAGGGGGCCTTCTACATCGAGCCGTCGCAGGTCGATCTCGACTATCTTCTCGCACCGCCCCCGGCCTTGGGGTCAGCTGCGGAAGCGGCGGATCTGGCAATGGTCGTGGCCGCGCAGAAGAATCGTAGTGCGGAGGATGTCGTCGCAGCCGAAGCGGATCATCACCGAACAGTGTTCCGCTTCGCAAACGTCATGGGTGCGCGTTTTGCGCCCGCGAGACTCCCCTTCGCCACGGAGTTCTTCCTTCGCGTCTATGCCGATGAGGCGCGAATCGTGGATGCGACCAAAGCGCATTTTAACCGGCCGCGCCCCTTTATGGTCGATTCCAGTCTGATGCCGATGGTCTATCCCAAGCCGACACCATCCTACCCGAGCGGACACACGACCTTCGCCTATGTCAACGCCATTCTCCTGGCCCGCATGGTGCCGGAAAAGGCGGCAGCCATTTTCGAGCGCGCGGCGGTGTATGGCAATGGGCGCATCGTGGTGGGCGCGCATTTCCCGACGGATGTCGAGGCGGGTAAAATTGCTGGCGCCGTCATCGATAGCGTCTTCTTCAGTGATCCAAAGTTCGTGAAGGATTTCGACCGCGCGCGCATCGAGGTCCGTCACGCTTTAGGTCTGGCGTAA
- a CDS encoding methyltransferase domain-containing protein, which translates to MNARTSMLRSMLPLQGAGLEIGPGYNPLVPKSEGFSVETVDYTDQAGLREKYYNNPHVDVERIETVDHVLDGSKTLLEAVGRPEGFSYIVASHVIEHTPDMLAFLKSCEGLLAPQGILLLAVPDKRHCFDVLQPLSSTGAVLQAYFDARTRPTPGAIFDDVAYNAVREGQIGWGPEDRRALTFFASLEAATSALTSARQDPGYRDVHVWRFVPSSFRLIVGDLHEIGELGLREHEFYDSVGNEFYITMSASGQGCPIARLSLAKRALIEQAGILLDDL; encoded by the coding sequence ATGAATGCTAGAACATCGATGCTGCGCTCGATGCTGCCTTTACAAGGTGCAGGATTGGAGATCGGGCCCGGATACAATCCTCTGGTTCCAAAATCAGAGGGCTTTTCGGTCGAGACAGTGGATTACACGGATCAAGCAGGCCTGCGAGAGAAGTATTACAACAACCCACATGTCGATGTAGAGCGAATCGAAACGGTCGATCATGTGCTCGACGGATCGAAGACTCTTTTAGAGGCGGTTGGCAGGCCAGAAGGATTTTCTTATATCGTCGCCTCGCATGTTATCGAGCATACGCCAGATATGTTGGCGTTTCTCAAGTCTTGCGAAGGACTTTTGGCGCCACAAGGCATCTTGTTGCTCGCCGTGCCTGACAAAAGGCACTGCTTCGATGTCTTGCAGCCGCTGAGTAGCACGGGCGCGGTGTTGCAGGCCTATTTTGATGCCCGGACGCGACCGACGCCCGGCGCCATCTTCGATGACGTGGCTTACAACGCGGTGCGGGAGGGACAGATCGGATGGGGCCCTGAGGATCGGCGGGCCTTGACGTTCTTTGCTTCATTAGAAGCAGCCACATCGGCCTTAACGTCCGCCCGCCAAGATCCTGGCTATCGGGATGTTCATGTTTGGCGCTTCGTTCCGTCAAGCTTTCGGCTCATCGTCGGGGACTTACACGAAATTGGCGAACTCGGCCTGAGAGAGCATGAATTCTATGACAGCGTCGGCAACGAGTTTTACATCACGATGTCGGCGTCGGGGCAAGGATGCCCGATCGCCAGACTGTCATTGGCCAAACGAGCATTGATCGAACAAGCTGGAATTCTGCTAGACGATCTTTGA
- a CDS encoding glycosyltransferase codes for MTLLTRGSPRVAYFYSVPDTSTFRYRAYNVAQSLSVHASAARPSAAWFTAADFEQMDRVLSACDILVLCRNSLYNDQIARLAAQARARGRRILFDVDDLVFDPAYTHLLIDTLGLDMRNPAVWDYWFSYIGRVAATFALADGVLVTNSYLGARAEAWSGKPSRVLPNFLNREQQEISDRIWSAKETGGWARDGRINLGYFSGSPSHNRDFSLVSHAIAELMDENSAIWLQIVGFLEPGSELARHQARIQPLPLQDFVNLQRAIGTVEINLVPLQDNPFTHCKSELKWFEAAIVGALTVASPTEAYRNVIDHGSNGWISSAHVWKETLTDIVRDLDDTRAKVAPRARAEARDRFGWDQQAACIEAALFDNW; via the coding sequence ATGACCTTGCTGACCCGCGGGTCGCCGAGGGTCGCCTATTTCTATTCGGTGCCGGATACCAGCACGTTTCGGTATCGCGCGTATAATGTTGCACAGTCCTTATCGGTCCATGCATCCGCAGCACGCCCTTCCGCCGCTTGGTTCACGGCCGCCGATTTCGAGCAAATGGACCGAGTCCTGAGCGCTTGCGACATTCTCGTCCTATGCCGCAACTCTCTGTACAATGATCAGATCGCGCGCCTCGCCGCGCAAGCGCGAGCGAGAGGCCGGCGCATTCTTTTCGACGTCGATGATCTGGTCTTCGATCCCGCCTATACGCATCTCTTGATTGATACCCTTGGCCTGGACATGAGAAACCCGGCCGTCTGGGACTATTGGTTTTCCTACATCGGCCGCGTGGCCGCCACGTTTGCGCTGGCCGATGGGGTTCTCGTCACGAACAGCTACCTCGGCGCACGTGCTGAAGCCTGGTCTGGAAAGCCGTCTCGCGTCCTACCGAATTTTTTGAACCGAGAGCAACAAGAGATATCCGACCGTATTTGGTCGGCCAAAGAAACCGGTGGTTGGGCTCGCGATGGCCGCATCAATCTCGGCTATTTCAGCGGTTCCCCGTCGCATAATCGCGACTTCAGTCTTGTCTCTCATGCCATAGCCGAACTCATGGATGAGAATAGCGCAATTTGGTTGCAAATTGTCGGCTTCCTGGAACCGGGATCAGAGTTGGCGCGGCACCAGGCGCGAATCCAGCCTCTTCCGCTCCAAGATTTTGTCAATCTTCAGCGCGCCATCGGTACTGTTGAAATCAATCTCGTTCCCTTGCAGGATAACCCGTTCACGCATTGCAAGTCGGAGTTGAAATGGTTCGAAGCCGCGATCGTCGGCGCTCTAACGGTCGCGTCTCCGACCGAGGCGTATCGCAATGTGATCGACCATGGCAGTAACGGTTGGATCTCTTCGGCCCATGTTTGGAAGGAGACCTTGACGGATATTGTCCGCGATCTGGATGATACACGCGCAAAGGTGGCGCCCCGCGCGCGTGCCGAGGCACGCGATCGTTTTGGCTGGGACCAGCAGGCGGCTTGCATCGAAGCCGCGCTCTTCGACAATTGGTAG
- a CDS encoding rhamnosyltransferase WsaF family glycosyltransferase produces the protein MPDHSDSNLSTLYGPEYYASHCGSIPYCRNDHWLRFFGGVADAIVRSFAPRRLFDAGCAIGLLVECLWDRGVEAHGRDISDWAISQVRADVRPWCKVGSIAEPVGGEYDMITCIEVLEHIPEEEALRAIAVLAAAAPRILFSSTPTDLDEPTHVNVRPTAYWLGLWAEVGFAPSVTHDAGYLAPHAYILERSEQGRSPLELVAFADRVRHRVALSQVGSAMSLAQNRLAESESSRADLQVALADAEATLDHTRAALQAELEETRAVLQAQLKETSAALQGELDDIRRRYAGLRDEIVLTHAARDAAETAASDVTEIAKHAVLERNKIETDLAAVKTQVDMDIASLRGEVGAARQAMLVAQSERWAVLNSTTWRAILKVRRTVSVVPRPLRRLMRRCLKLLWWTVTLQLAARLRNHAARVGLLNTSPYFDASWYLSANPDVAVSGLAPARHYAKFGGVEGRDPGPSFSTRLYQERHPDAVGTPGGIFFHAMAHGTVADGEKPLPLPAPSTPQIVQSSVSGDASADDAGALVTVGALFNARFPDLSALPVYAAPHTHRRLTVITDSIGGGSLYGGVGTALIFAALAAKRLDASLRLVTRTEAADTAPIAALLRINGIAWDRNIDAIYAPRAGGPTGHDIPASDEDLFLTTSWWTTWAARQSIQKARIAYFVQEDERMFYPLGDDHLRCTETLSAPDVLYLVNSELLLRHFHDQGLMRNATAFEPSFPAGLYYQPAEVPREAGTKRKFFFYARPHNARNLYWRGIEAISAAIDEDVLNPEDWDFYFAGHGSGQLSLPRGARPIIPGPMAWATYADFVRGIDVGLSLMYTPHPSYPPLDLAASGGVVVTNRFSAKRNLDHYSSNIICSDLDVASLVAALRQATSLSANTALRTQGFSESRLQRDWETSMAPALDRFVNWSEA, from the coding sequence ATGCCGGATCATTCTGACTCCAATCTATCTACTTTGTACGGCCCGGAATATTACGCCTCTCACTGCGGCTCGATACCGTATTGTCGGAATGATCACTGGCTTCGCTTCTTCGGGGGTGTCGCTGACGCAATTGTCAGGTCTTTCGCGCCCCGCCGTCTGTTTGATGCGGGCTGTGCCATCGGCCTTCTCGTGGAATGCCTGTGGGACCGCGGGGTTGAGGCGCATGGCCGCGACATTTCGGACTGGGCGATCAGCCAAGTACGGGCAGATGTGCGCCCTTGGTGCAAGGTAGGCTCGATCGCCGAGCCCGTCGGCGGTGAATACGATATGATTACATGTATCGAGGTGCTGGAGCATATTCCAGAGGAGGAGGCTCTCCGCGCTATTGCGGTATTAGCAGCCGCGGCGCCCCGTATTCTTTTTTCATCCACGCCCACAGATCTTGACGAACCTACGCATGTGAATGTTCGTCCGACGGCCTATTGGCTTGGACTTTGGGCTGAGGTCGGTTTCGCACCGAGTGTGACGCATGACGCCGGCTATCTCGCGCCTCACGCCTACATTTTGGAACGCTCAGAGCAAGGACGGTCGCCCCTTGAACTCGTTGCGTTCGCAGATCGCGTTCGCCACCGGGTGGCGTTGTCGCAAGTTGGCAGTGCGATGTCTCTTGCGCAGAACCGGTTGGCAGAATCCGAATCGTCTCGGGCTGACCTGCAGGTCGCCCTTGCCGACGCCGAGGCCACTCTCGATCATACGCGTGCAGCGCTCCAGGCTGAACTTGAAGAGACTCGTGCTGTACTCCAAGCCCAACTGAAAGAAACCAGCGCCGCTCTCCAAGGTGAGCTTGACGACATACGACGCCGCTATGCCGGTCTGCGAGATGAAATCGTCCTGACCCATGCGGCACGTGATGCCGCAGAAACGGCTGCCTCCGACGTCACCGAAATCGCGAAGCACGCGGTTTTGGAACGGAACAAAATCGAGACTGATCTGGCGGCCGTAAAGACCCAGGTTGACATGGATATTGCCTCCTTGCGCGGCGAGGTCGGGGCAGCGCGGCAAGCCATGTTGGTCGCTCAATCCGAGCGCTGGGCCGTCCTTAATTCGACGACATGGCGCGCTATTCTGAAGGTGCGTCGGACTGTGAGCGTGGTCCCTCGCCCCCTCCGCCGATTGATGCGACGGTGCCTGAAACTTCTCTGGTGGACCGTCACACTGCAACTCGCTGCCCGTCTCCGCAACCATGCCGCGCGCGTCGGGCTGCTCAACACTTCCCCTTACTTCGACGCGTCATGGTATCTGTCAGCCAATCCTGATGTGGCCGTGAGTGGCCTTGCGCCCGCGCGACATTACGCCAAATTCGGCGGTGTAGAGGGCCGCGATCCTGGCCCAAGTTTTAGTACTCGCCTTTATCAGGAACGCCATCCCGACGCCGTGGGCACGCCGGGCGGCATCTTTTTCCACGCGATGGCTCACGGCACAGTCGCTGACGGTGAAAAGCCGCTGCCGCTGCCTGCCCCATCGACACCGCAAATTGTTCAATCAAGTGTGAGCGGCGACGCGTCTGCTGACGATGCCGGTGCTCTGGTCACGGTCGGCGCATTGTTCAACGCTCGGTTTCCAGATCTCTCGGCGCTCCCCGTTTATGCGGCGCCCCATACCCATCGTCGCTTAACCGTCATCACCGATAGCATTGGCGGCGGAAGCCTCTATGGCGGCGTCGGCACCGCCCTGATATTTGCGGCTCTCGCCGCAAAACGATTGGACGCCAGTCTGAGGCTCGTCACGCGCACTGAAGCGGCGGACACTGCCCCGATAGCGGCTCTTCTCAGGATCAACGGGATTGCGTGGGATCGCAATATCGATGCGATCTATGCACCGCGCGCCGGCGGGCCGACGGGTCACGATATTCCGGCTTCCGACGAAGACCTCTTCCTGACAACCTCCTGGTGGACGACATGGGCCGCCCGGCAGTCAATCCAAAAGGCACGCATCGCCTATTTCGTCCAGGAAGACGAACGCATGTTCTATCCTCTGGGCGACGATCATCTTCGCTGCACCGAGACCTTGTCAGCGCCGGACGTGCTGTATCTCGTCAATTCCGAGCTTCTTCTTCGGCATTTTCATGATCAGGGCCTCATGCGCAATGCGACTGCGTTTGAGCCGTCTTTTCCCGCTGGTCTTTACTACCAACCTGCCGAAGTACCGCGCGAAGCCGGGACTAAGCGCAAGTTCTTTTTCTATGCTCGCCCTCATAATGCGCGGAACCTCTATTGGCGCGGCATTGAGGCAATATCTGCGGCCATCGACGAGGATGTCTTGAATCCCGAAGATTGGGACTTCTACTTCGCGGGTCATGGGAGCGGCCAGCTGTCTCTTCCACGAGGCGCCAGGCCGATTATTCCGGGCCCAATGGCTTGGGCGACATATGCCGACTTCGTGCGCGGTATCGATGTGGGATTATCGCTGATGTATACGCCACACCCGAGCTATCCTCCGCTCGATCTCGCGGCCAGCGGCGGTGTCGTGGTGACCAATCGATTCAGCGCCAAGCGGAATCTCGACCATTATTCATCGAACATCATCTGCTCTGATCTTGATGTCGCATCTTTGGTTGCAGCTTTGCGCCAGGCGACGTCGCTCTCCGCCAATACGGCTCTCCGGACCCAAGGCTTTTCCGAAAGCCGATTGCAGCGGGATTGGGAAACGTCGATGGCACCAGCGCTGGACCGCTTCGTCAACTGGTCAGAGGCCTAG
- a CDS encoding glycosyltransferase family 4 protein, producing MAAGGQWSANAFYEGVDFESDAVLAWVKNVPSKWPLPEGDDVHRGSIDTLRKTPLFNELSYCAQAGLKVEGQDAIRHYCVIGEAVGLKPSEAFDPGYYANRYVDILQAGMGFLAHYISNGRDEGRNPLPPGRIHSNWMRFDSLRRNVVIVLHETSRSGAPILGWNIACMLAQHYNVFTVLLGGGAITADLQAVSVETHGPFERNDRHRVDLTYALAPLFDGRVFQYAIVNSSESRVFVEIFAQRLIPTLFLMHEFGSYVNPLSELRRAFNWADEIVFPARIVAQSSEGVHPPLLNRRLAILPQGMSELPAEDRSDEPAEASFSELRSIKADGTFLVLGAGSVSLRKGVDLFIAIAAAVRRSDPARGLHFVWIGHGYRPDRDMSYSVYLREQVVRSGLDDSITFLDEVPNLERIYALADAFLLTSRLDPLPNVSIDAAWRGIPIICFEGASGTADLLRQNPITATGVVPHLDVQAASDVLVSLATDHGRLQTLSRATAVLARSVFDMKAYVQGLDALGTGWANIAQQWREDVETISRDEGFDQDFFLGSEVVIEDRDESVRRYVAASNKLDRDSAWQRRPAPGFNARAWQDCHPSASEAAFAGFIRAGKPKGSWQLPVLRGSFTSGCATAPALLHVATNDAAGLVPMIGRLRKNRGPFDLVISTDRSSFVPISQVLRALGCVATVVDGRLGSMSSLLTYLDRQPGDSRYEILGHMSAWADAPLPSWRDFQWETLLGGRYPMADVIVNEFARVSLLGLVFPAEPYLPEWDDATRVQLKTLGAAITGCQSDRASDYDFPEGGMFWARRSVLDSLRRAFPRDRAGQDARTPSDEAFDRLLPWACQSLGLTQVVTTVAATGW from the coding sequence ATGGCGGCGGGCGGGCAATGGAGCGCGAACGCATTCTACGAGGGCGTCGATTTTGAGAGCGACGCTGTGCTCGCCTGGGTGAAGAATGTTCCATCCAAATGGCCTTTGCCCGAAGGGGATGATGTTCATCGCGGCAGTATCGATACGCTTCGTAAGACGCCCCTCTTTAACGAACTTTCCTATTGTGCGCAGGCGGGTCTGAAAGTAGAGGGCCAGGATGCGATCCGACATTATTGCGTGATCGGGGAGGCGGTTGGTTTGAAACCGTCTGAGGCCTTCGATCCCGGATATTACGCAAACCGTTACGTTGATATTCTCCAAGCAGGCATGGGGTTTCTGGCCCATTATATTAGCAACGGACGTGACGAAGGGCGGAATCCCTTGCCGCCGGGGCGCATTCATTCAAATTGGATGCGATTTGACAGCCTTCGGCGGAACGTCGTGATCGTCCTCCACGAAACCTCTCGCAGCGGCGCTCCTATTCTGGGCTGGAACATCGCGTGTATGCTCGCGCAGCACTACAATGTCTTTACGGTTCTTCTGGGCGGTGGTGCGATTACTGCTGATCTACAGGCGGTGAGCGTCGAAACGCATGGCCCGTTCGAAAGGAATGATCGCCACCGGGTCGATTTGACCTATGCCCTCGCACCGCTCTTCGATGGCCGCGTCTTTCAATATGCGATTGTAAACAGCTCGGAATCGCGTGTGTTCGTCGAGATCTTTGCTCAACGACTTATCCCGACGCTGTTCCTGATGCACGAGTTCGGCTCTTACGTGAATCCACTTTCGGAATTGCGACGCGCCTTCAATTGGGCGGACGAAATCGTCTTTCCCGCGCGGATTGTCGCCCAGTCTTCTGAGGGCGTGCATCCGCCTCTCTTGAATAGACGGTTGGCGATATTGCCGCAGGGCATGTCGGAACTCCCGGCGGAAGACCGCTCCGATGAGCCGGCCGAGGCCAGCTTTTCGGAGCTCCGCAGCATCAAGGCGGATGGCACATTTCTCGTGCTTGGTGCGGGTAGCGTTTCCTTGCGTAAGGGCGTGGACCTTTTCATTGCCATCGCGGCTGCGGTGCGGCGGTCTGATCCTGCGCGGGGTCTTCACTTCGTATGGATCGGCCATGGCTATCGGCCTGACCGGGACATGAGCTATTCTGTCTACTTGCGTGAACAAGTGGTAAGATCGGGGCTGGATGACAGCATCACCTTCCTTGATGAGGTGCCCAATCTGGAACGCATCTACGCCCTGGCCGATGCCTTTCTGCTGACGTCCAGACTGGACCCCTTGCCGAATGTTTCAATCGACGCCGCGTGGCGCGGCATTCCGATCATCTGTTTCGAAGGGGCATCCGGTACGGCCGATCTTTTGCGGCAGAATCCGATTACGGCAACCGGCGTCGTTCCGCATCTGGATGTGCAGGCGGCGAGTGACGTTCTTGTCTCCCTCGCGACCGACCATGGCAGGCTGCAGACATTGTCGCGGGCGACGGCGGTTCTTGCCCGCAGCGTATTCGACATGAAGGCCTATGTGCAGGGACTGGATGCGCTGGGCACCGGCTGGGCGAATATCGCCCAGCAATGGCGAGAGGATGTTGAGACGATTTCACGAGACGAGGGTTTTGACCAGGACTTCTTTCTCGGCAGTGAGGTCGTGATCGAAGATCGTGACGAGAGCGTGCGGCGCTATGTAGCCGCATCCAATAAACTGGATCGGGATTCTGCTTGGCAGCGCCGTCCTGCCCCTGGGTTTAATGCGCGCGCGTGGCAGGATTGTCATCCGTCCGCGTCCGAGGCGGCATTTGCCGGGTTCATTCGTGCGGGCAAACCCAAGGGCTCGTGGCAGTTACCTGTGCTGCGCGGGAGCTTCACATCGGGATGTGCCACGGCGCCGGCCCTTCTCCACGTTGCAACCAATGACGCCGCTGGCCTGGTGCCGATGATAGGGCGTCTGCGTAAAAACAGAGGCCCGTTTGATCTTGTCATCAGTACCGACCGCAGCTCTTTCGTGCCGATCAGCCAAGTGCTTCGTGCGTTGGGTTGCGTCGCCACCGTGGTGGATGGTCGCCTCGGCAGCATGTCGTCCTTGCTGACCTATCTTGACCGTCAACCCGGCGATAGCCGCTATGAAATCCTGGGGCATATGAGTGCCTGGGCGGATGCTCCGCTGCCGAGCTGGCGTGACTTTCAGTGGGAGACGCTGCTGGGTGGGCGCTACCCGATGGCCGATGTCATCGTCAATGAGTTTGCGCGTGTCTCCTTATTGGGCCTGGTGTTTCCGGCTGAACCCTATCTTCCGGAATGGGACGACGCCACGCGTGTTCAGCTCAAAACCCTCGGTGCCGCGATCACCGGATGCCAAAGCGATCGCGCTTCTGACTACGATTTTCCGGAGGGAGGCATGTTCTGGGCGCGGCGCAGCGTGTTGGATTCGCTCCGCAGAGCGTTTCCGCGTGATCGGGCCGGCCAAGATGCGCGGACACCCTCGGATGAAGCGTTTGATCGTCTGCTGCCATGGGCCTGCCAATCGCTTGGCCTGACACAGGTCGTGACGACAGTCGCTGCCACAGGCTGGTGA
- a CDS encoding glycosyltransferase, giving the protein MAERTPLDDLTDRLARLEARQTDVELRADLDAIGAAIAGQTAWLEGHAAALTTQSAWLQGIEQGLADLGSAHTAALTTNTAWLKGIEHGLADLGTAHGAQLRDMGRWLASTTQTVSSLSSTPVISSPTLQALGPRAQLVDHQVTLARMLQVWTVVRWLAQAPVESDTLISVVIPTRNRLAYLTRAIDSVLAQRHTRFEIVVVNDGSTDETASFLAGLADSRIRALRTTGVGTSAARNIGLEAARGTIITHLDDDNLMDPLWLRGVAWGFDRWPDTELLYGARIIEDGAARDGVPSGAMPALEWLPFDRKRLEQSNYIDMNVLAHRAGLPEARFDPALRSSIEWDMLLRLTATRAPLELPVIACLYSNYAPNRLSDRLTYLQENRIVRSRIHTTRPMRVLSYNALFPLMSETYIEEEMLALEAQGASVAFAAYDQSVSPYPVRQTIYSGLDEAIAGHDPDVIIVYWTSHALGELDHLKRVGRPFALRVHSFDFDIADVMRVRDHPACVGVWAFPHHAAEVPGAHTLVPIFTTHAAMPPPAQDRTLVASISAGLPKKDWPLLFGVMDQVSDLERMIVLARSNGFEHVPDDVVEQAAGRPHPPTVTINMPRAEVFEVLSRTAVLLYTVVPDLPLGMPMSVIEGMRAGACVIAPDRPEMRALCGDGFRPYTTASDIVAHIREIMAGGDAIDSERHANRDRALACFCDPALGRRFHDELSAAVRVWRGNRDAD; this is encoded by the coding sequence ATGGCTGAGCGCACGCCTCTAGACGATCTCACTGACCGGCTGGCAAGGCTTGAGGCGCGGCAGACAGACGTCGAGTTGCGCGCCGACCTGGACGCGATCGGGGCCGCCATCGCGGGGCAAACGGCCTGGTTGGAAGGCCATGCGGCGGCATTGACGACGCAAAGCGCTTGGCTCCAGGGGATCGAGCAGGGCCTTGCCGATCTGGGAAGCGCCCATACCGCGGCGCTCACCACTAATACGGCTTGGCTCAAGGGCATCGAGCACGGCCTTGCCGATCTTGGAACCGCCCATGGGGCGCAGTTGCGAGACATGGGGCGTTGGCTGGCCTCGACGACTCAAACGGTATCCTCCCTGAGTAGCACGCCTGTGATTTCCTCACCGACGCTGCAAGCGCTCGGGCCGCGCGCACAGTTGGTCGATCATCAGGTGACCCTTGCCCGTATGTTGCAGGTATGGACCGTCGTTCGTTGGCTCGCCCAAGCCCCTGTCGAGTCCGACACCTTGATCTCCGTCGTGATCCCAACCCGCAACCGCCTCGCCTATCTGACGCGGGCGATCGACTCTGTTCTGGCGCAGCGTCACACGCGCTTTGAGATTGTGGTCGTCAATGACGGCAGCACAGATGAGACCGCATCCTTTCTGGCGGGCCTCGCCGATTCGCGCATTCGCGCTTTGCGCACGACGGGTGTCGGCACAAGCGCCGCGCGCAATATCGGCCTGGAGGCCGCACGTGGCACCATCATCACGCATCTCGACGATGACAACTTGATGGATCCGCTCTGGCTTCGGGGTGTCGCCTGGGGCTTTGACCGCTGGCCGGACACGGAGCTTCTGTATGGCGCGCGCATTATCGAAGATGGTGCCGCGCGAGACGGCGTTCCTTCCGGCGCCATGCCGGCGCTTGAGTGGCTGCCCTTCGACCGCAAGCGGTTGGAGCAATCCAATTACATCGACATGAACGTGCTTGCCCATCGTGCCGGATTGCCCGAAGCGCGTTTCGATCCGGCGCTGCGGTCGAGCATCGAATGGGACATGCTTCTGCGACTCACGGCGACCCGGGCACCGCTCGAACTTCCTGTTATCGCCTGTCTCTATTCAAACTACGCCCCCAATCGTCTCAGCGATCGTCTGACCTATCTCCAGGAAAATCGGATCGTGCGATCGCGCATCCATACCACGAGACCGATGCGTGTTCTGTCCTATAACGCCTTGTTCCCCCTCATGTCGGAAACCTATATCGAGGAGGAGATGCTGGCTTTGGAAGCACAGGGTGCCAGTGTCGCTTTCGCGGCCTATGATCAATCGGTATCGCCCTATCCGGTGCGCCAGACGATTTACTCCGGCCTGGACGAAGCGATCGCTGGCCATGACCCCGATGTCATCATCGTCTATTGGACATCCCACGCCCTCGGCGAATTGGATCACCTGAAGCGTGTCGGCCGTCCTTTTGCATTGCGCGTGCATTCCTTCGACTTTGACATTGCGGATGTCATGCGCGTTCGGGATCATCCCGCCTGTGTCGGTGTCTGGGCGTTTCCGCATCATGCCGCCGAAGTTCCAGGCGCCCATACCCTCGTGCCCATCTTCACGACGCACGCCGCAATGCCGCCGCCGGCACAGGACCGGACACTGGTCGCCTCCATTTCGGCGGGACTGCCCAAGAAGGACTGGCCGCTTTTGTTTGGGGTGATGGACCAGGTCTCCGACCTCGAACGCATGATCGTCCTGGCGCGGTCGAACGGCTTCGAGCATGTTCCCGATGATGTGGTGGAACAGGCCGCCGGTCGTCCACATCCGCCGACCGTGACGATCAATATGCCGCGCGCCGAGGTCTTCGAGGTACTGTCGCGCACTGCCGTGCTTCTTTACACGGTCGTGCCCGACTTGCCCTTGGGCATGCCGATGTCGGTCATCGAGGGGATGCGCGCCGGCGCCTGCGTGATCGCGCCGGATCGCCCCGAGATGCGCGCCTTATGCGGCGATGGCTTCCGCCCATACACCACCGCCTCAGACATCGTGGCCCATATTCGCGAGATCATGGCAGGCGGTGATGCCATCGACAGCGAAAGGCACGCCAATCGGGATCGCGCCCTCGCCTGCTTCTGTGACCCCGCGCTCGGCCGCCGCTTTCACGACGAGCTTTCGGCCGCCGTCAGGGTCTGGCGTGGCAACCGCGACGCCGATTAG
- a CDS encoding PfkB family carbohydrate kinase: MEPEIAAVGDNCIDRYGPPIGLSTVGGNALNVAVQLRRAGLRSAYFGAVGRDHDGQRTIDRLVENEVDIAGLQLRDGVTAFTELTSDATGDRIMGLEEFGACRGYRPTDRDFARLAQMRHVHLGWLDDEGATKHLLMSMGIPVSQDLAVNRGADGLDIAFASAGASRAAAQRLLTEALAQGAGLVVVTMGALGSLASDGTAHAEIGAKPTTVVDTLGAGDTFIASFLAARLAGRDLAQALAAGRDAAAETCSHFGGFPQPPQRFG; the protein is encoded by the coding sequence GTGGAACCGGAGATCGCTGCAGTCGGCGATAATTGCATCGACCGTTACGGGCCGCCGATCGGCCTGTCCACGGTCGGTGGCAATGCGCTGAACGTCGCGGTTCAGCTTCGTCGGGCCGGACTTCGGTCGGCCTATTTCGGCGCTGTCGGCCGCGATCATGACGGGCAAAGGACAATCGACCGGCTTGTCGAGAACGAGGTCGATATCGCCGGCCTTCAACTGCGTGATGGCGTCACGGCTTTTACGGAATTGACGAGCGACGCCACCGGGGACCGGATCATGGGCCTGGAGGAGTTCGGCGCCTGTCGTGGGTATCGACCCACCGACCGCGACTTTGCGCGGCTGGCGCAGATGCGCCACGTCCATCTTGGCTGGCTTGATGACGAGGGCGCCACCAAGCACCTTCTGATGTCGATGGGCATTCCAGTGTCGCAGGATCTCGCCGTCAACCGCGGTGCAGATGGGCTCGACATCGCCTTCGCCTCCGCCGGCGCATCCCGCGCGGCGGCGCAGCGGCTGCTCACCGAAGCGCTGGCGCAGGGCGCAGGGCTGGTCGTCGTCACAATGGGCGCGCTCGGCAGTCTGGCGTCGGATGGCACGGCGCATGCCGAAATCGGCGCCAAGCCCACGACGGTGGTGGATACGCTCGGCGCGGGCGATACCTTCATCGCCAGCTTCCTGGCCGCGCGGCTCGCGGGGCGCGATCTGGCCCAGGCTCTGGCCGCAGGCCGCGACGCCGCCGCCGAGACCTGCAGCCATTTTGGCGGCTTTCCGCAGCCGCCGCAGCGCTTCGGCTAG